The following are from one region of the Silene latifolia isolate original U9 population chromosome 9, ASM4854445v1, whole genome shotgun sequence genome:
- the LOC141601705 gene encoding uncharacterized protein LOC141601705 has translation MLGLWQASPKGYTVAAGYDWLRVVAPKVPWRHLCWNVMNVPRTSFIFWACQHRKLLTLDRLQKRGIVQATTCFICGIAPENHEHLFSLCEYSRRCMELMQQKIHIRFVDANMVTWFSKARTKSRLQRVVAGACYVGLLAGIWQVRNHARLYHQVNAPRVLVNQVWRNIKERLMQRNRRMLSTIDQQWIDSIV, from the exons atgctaggactt TGGCAGGCTTCTCCCAAAGGATACACAGTTGCAGCTGGTTATGATTGGCTTAGGGTAGTGGCACCTAAGGTTCCATGGAGACACTTATGCTGGAATGTTATGAATGTCCCAAGAACTTCCTTTATCTTTTGGGCATGTCAGCACAGGAAGCTTCTCACTCTCGACAGATTACAGAAAAGAGGTATTGTTCAGGCTACTACCTGTTTCATCTGTGGTATAGCTCCTGAAAATCATGAGCATTTGTTCAGTCTGTGTGAGTATAGTAGACGTTGTATGGAGCTGATGCAGCAGAAGATTCATATCAGGTTTGTTGATGCTAATATGGTCACTTGGTTTTCTAAAGCAAGAACTAAGAGTAGATTACAGAGGGTTGTGGCTGGTGCTTGCTATGTTGGGTTATTAGCTGGAATTTGGCAGGTTAGAAATCATGCGAGGTTATATCATCAGGTGAATGCACCTAGGGTGTTAGTGAATCAGGTCTGGAGAAATATTAAAGAGCGGCTGATGCAGAGGAATAGAAGAATGCTTAGTACTATTGATCAACAGTGGATTGATTCTATTGTGTAA
- the LOC141601706 gene encoding uncharacterized protein LOC141601706: MGWLFAHNSLHTNSRLMRFGMDVDGQCVLCGLAEETQQHLFFACDYSRRVLQAVMDYTGLKLLEDDILQWCVQSSGMKIQRGVKVALVMSSLYQIWQQRNKCRVEQVLMRPRCLAQWISEDMRKRIRERDKSRMTTHELDWLGNLKFT, from the coding sequence ATGGGATGGCTTTTTGCTCATAACTCGTTGCATACAAATAGTAGACTCATGCGCTTTGGGATGGATGTTGATGGACAATGTGTTCTGTGTGGGCTAGCAGAGGAGACACAACAGCACTTATTTTTCGCGTGTGACTACAGTAGGAGAGTCCTACAGGCAGTGATGGATTATACTGGTCTAAAACTTCTTGAGGATGACATCTTGCAGTGGTGTGTTCAAAGCTCTGGCATGAAAATTCAGCGAGGGGTGAAGGTTGCTCTGGTAATGAGTAGTTTGTATCAAATATGGCAACAAAGGAATAAGTGTAGAGTGGAGCAGGTTCTGATGAGACCTCGATGCCTGGCTCAATGGATCAGTGAAGATATGAGgaagagaataagggaaagagATAAGAGTCGGATGACTACTCATGAGCTAGATTGGTTAGGCAATTTAAAATTTACCTAG